One genomic segment of Gemmatimonas aurantiaca includes these proteins:
- a CDS encoding DUF4403 family protein — MSKRQMQRATAVGTAVGVMVLLPLLQGCTADALAPASPKAKPGAHIIPTLPTLDASVVDAPVRYALEPLLTALETAVPRRFGDPNKRIPVGGNDRKLVAFEATRTPFTVRVEGGKLVLETVVAYEARAWFRPVIGPTVSAGCGEPKDTNKDGKAGTSEGRPRVRVVLHSDVALTPEWKLAARTRVTSVEPLTKTERDICRVTFIGIDVTDHVTKAVLPQINARMPAVDRKVGRIDVRTRVTTWFTAMQRNIRVTDSLWLQLKPELIRVGKLSLEDSMLVADVRLWAHPRMISGPEPEQLIVPLPKLTPSLSQIGDSARLFIEGLLDYQDASAMMQKQLGARRFYRFGRSVVIDSIRLYPLDDGRVVLAVTVSGGVRGTAYLVGTPTIDHQTRALVVSDLDFDVATSDALVAGLAWLKKGDLLERLRASARFPLDSALEETRERVEGALNRDLTDGVRLSGTVTTGRLMDVLVHPRWLVVRAEAAGRLALDIDRPIRRGVGGGPSRR; from the coding sequence TTGAGCAAGCGGCAAATGCAACGGGCAACCGCGGTTGGCACCGCCGTCGGCGTCATGGTGTTGCTGCCCCTGCTCCAGGGGTGCACCGCCGATGCACTCGCGCCCGCTTCGCCCAAAGCGAAGCCCGGTGCGCACATCATCCCGACGCTCCCCACGCTCGACGCGTCGGTGGTGGACGCGCCCGTGCGGTATGCGCTCGAGCCACTGCTGACCGCACTCGAAACCGCCGTCCCCCGTCGCTTCGGCGATCCGAACAAGCGGATCCCGGTGGGCGGGAACGATCGCAAACTCGTGGCGTTTGAAGCCACCCGTACGCCGTTCACCGTGCGTGTGGAGGGCGGCAAGCTGGTTCTCGAGACCGTCGTTGCGTATGAAGCCCGGGCCTGGTTCCGTCCGGTCATCGGCCCCACCGTGAGCGCCGGCTGCGGGGAACCCAAGGACACCAACAAAGACGGCAAGGCCGGCACCAGTGAAGGTCGTCCGCGGGTGCGCGTCGTGCTGCACAGCGATGTCGCCCTCACGCCCGAATGGAAACTCGCCGCCCGCACGCGAGTCACGTCCGTCGAACCGCTCACGAAAACCGAACGGGACATCTGTCGCGTCACATTCATCGGCATCGACGTCACCGACCATGTCACCAAGGCGGTGCTGCCGCAGATCAACGCACGCATGCCCGCGGTCGACCGCAAAGTCGGACGCATCGATGTGCGGACGCGTGTCACCACGTGGTTCACGGCCATGCAGCGCAACATCCGCGTGACCGACAGTCTCTGGCTGCAGCTCAAGCCGGAACTCATTCGCGTGGGCAAGCTGTCACTCGAGGACAGCATGCTCGTGGCCGACGTGCGTCTCTGGGCGCATCCACGCATGATCTCCGGCCCGGAACCCGAGCAGCTCATCGTCCCCCTGCCCAAGCTCACGCCGTCGCTCAGTCAGATCGGTGACAGCGCCCGTCTCTTCATCGAAGGCCTGCTCGACTATCAGGACGCCAGCGCGATGATGCAGAAGCAGCTGGGGGCCAGACGTTTCTACCGGTTTGGCCGGTCCGTGGTGATCGACTCCATCCGCCTCTATCCACTCGACGATGGACGCGTGGTGCTCGCCGTCACCGTGAGCGGTGGGGTGCGCGGGACGGCCTATCTGGTGGGGACTCCCACCATCGATCATCAGACCCGCGCCCTGGTCGTTTCCGATCTCGACTTCGACGTGGCCACGAGTGACGCCCTCGTCGCCGGGCTGGCCTGGCTCAAGAAGGGCGATCTGCTCGAACGCCTCCGCGCGAGTGCGCGGTTCCCACTCGATTCCGCACTCGAAGAAACCCGCGAACGGGTGGAAGGCGCACTGAACCGCGACCTCACCGACGGGGTACGTCTTTCCGGCACAGTCACCACCGGTCGTCTCATGGATGTGCTCGTCCATCCGCGGTGGCTGGTGGTGCGCGCCGAAGCCGCCGGCCGACTCGCGCTCGACATCGATCGGCCCATCCGTCGCGGGGTTGGTGGCGGACCGTCACGACGCTAG
- a CDS encoding TIM barrel protein, with translation MDRSSMDHVSSASCSRRDVLSTLGRGAVVAALGDPIGITAPAPVAGRLNQSVARWCFSKTPIAQLCDTARSIGLMGIDLLGPDEWHVPAQHGLACTMGNSFGTIPIGFNRPDHHAKLVADGESYIPRAAAAGVKKIVVFSGNRAGLSDGEGIVNCIAGLKRLMPVAERHGVVLCMEMLNSKVDHKDYHADHTAWAVEVARGVDSTSFRLLYDVYHMQVMEGDVMATIKANRPWIAHFHTAGVPGRNEIDGAQELNYRGIATAIADSGYQGVFAHEFIPRRDGATSLREAVETCTV, from the coding sequence ATGGATCGCTCGTCGATGGACCATGTATCGTCCGCTTCCTGCTCCCGTCGCGACGTCCTCTCCACCCTGGGACGTGGGGCCGTCGTCGCCGCACTTGGCGATCCCATCGGCATCACGGCCCCTGCTCCCGTCGCCGGGCGACTGAATCAATCGGTCGCCCGGTGGTGTTTTTCGAAGACCCCCATCGCGCAATTGTGCGATACCGCGCGATCGATCGGCCTCATGGGCATCGATCTGTTGGGCCCCGACGAATGGCACGTGCCCGCACAGCACGGCCTCGCCTGCACCATGGGCAATTCCTTCGGCACGATTCCGATCGGTTTCAATCGTCCAGATCATCACGCCAAACTCGTCGCCGATGGCGAGAGTTACATCCCGCGTGCCGCCGCGGCCGGTGTGAAGAAGATCGTCGTCTTCAGTGGCAATCGGGCGGGGTTGAGCGACGGCGAGGGCATCGTCAATTGCATTGCCGGACTCAAACGCCTCATGCCCGTCGCCGAGCGACATGGCGTGGTGCTGTGCATGGAGATGTTGAACAGCAAAGTCGATCACAAGGACTACCATGCCGATCACACGGCCTGGGCCGTGGAAGTGGCCCGCGGTGTCGACAGTACGAGCTTCCGGTTGTTGTACGACGTCTACCACATGCAGGTGATGGAAGGCGACGTGATGGCCACCATCAAAGCCAACCGGCCCTGGATCGCCCACTTTCACACGGCGGGCGTGCCCGGTCGCAACGAGATCGATGGGGCGCAGGAGCTCAACTACCGCGGCATCGCGACGGCCATCGCGGACAGTGGATACCAGGGCGTCTTCGCGCACGAATTCATCCCACGCCGCGATGGCGCGACGTCGCTGCGTGAAGCTGTCGAGACCTGCACGGTCTGA
- a CDS encoding BlaI/MecI/CopY family transcriptional regulator: MTDYHFPPRELAVMSVLWRLGSATVADVREGLDEDLAYTSVLSALQTLEDKGYVRHEPEGRAYRYFPTVAADRAGRSAISRIREAIFQGSAERMFAQLVSDRRLSREELERMRALLAERLGDET, translated from the coding sequence ATGACCGACTACCACTTTCCTCCGCGTGAACTGGCCGTGATGTCCGTCCTGTGGCGACTCGGGTCGGCCACGGTCGCCGATGTTCGCGAGGGGCTCGACGAAGATCTGGCCTACACCTCGGTGCTCTCCGCGCTGCAGACCCTCGAGGACAAGGGATATGTGCGTCATGAACCCGAAGGCCGTGCGTACCGCTACTTCCCCACGGTCGCCGCCGACCGGGCCGGACGCAGCGCGATCAGTCGCATTCGCGAAGCGATCTTCCAGGGATCGGCGGAGCGCATGTTCGCGCAGCTCGTGAGCGATCGGCGATTGAGCCGTGAGGAACTCGAACGCATGCGCGCGCTGCTGGCCGAACGCCTGGGAGACGAGACATGA
- a CDS encoding M56 family metallopeptidase translates to MRHILSDVMSDMSLSALASMSVAWMTTSFMVGAGLAVIATLAHHLARRALPSRFIWAASLAITLGVTLLLPARMTTSRSDVTLPAASITAHVTNEDPFARSWSDRVVTLASAALTRTELGIRAVATTSADLVASAPPTAQWMVVLAWPLTTLTLLGLFGLSYRRQAGALARASRVDLHGVAVHVGDVNGPVVLGLRTPRIAVPAWLLSRDHDEQRLVVQHEQSHIEARDPQLLIAACITAILLPWNAAVWFMLSRLRLAIELDCDARVLARGISARRYGELLIDLSAQPSLLGNPARMPISATAFSYRASHLERRLRTMTARSTRFLFLRRASVATLGGTALLAACRAELPTSAELQAMDVTLAEQRVARVTPIDEASTEYFVNGTRVDRAEATKLTADRIATIDVHKTDGGTHRVYVVTADGRDKASAVTELTRAPRTPFITRGDSLPVILEARTAVAETPAQTVGEMRREGPRLVTGSNKPFDGLVLVDGERRTRDALAKIDPNTIVSVEVVKGAAAIDQYGPDGANGVIRISTKK, encoded by the coding sequence ATGAGGCATATCCTGAGCGACGTCATGAGCGACATGTCGTTGAGCGCACTCGCGTCGATGTCCGTGGCCTGGATGACGACCAGTTTCATGGTGGGGGCTGGTCTTGCCGTCATCGCCACGCTGGCGCACCATCTGGCGCGGCGCGCATTGCCTTCGCGGTTCATCTGGGCCGCGTCGCTGGCCATCACGCTGGGGGTGACACTGCTGCTTCCCGCGCGTATGACCACCTCCCGCAGCGATGTCACTCTCCCCGCCGCCTCGATCACCGCACATGTGACGAACGAGGATCCGTTCGCCCGCAGCTGGTCCGACCGTGTCGTGACCCTCGCCAGCGCCGCGCTGACCCGCACCGAACTGGGCATACGCGCCGTGGCCACCACGAGCGCGGATCTCGTGGCCTCGGCTCCGCCAACCGCGCAGTGGATGGTGGTGCTCGCCTGGCCCCTCACCACCCTCACGCTGCTCGGTCTGTTCGGGCTGAGTTACCGCCGCCAGGCAGGGGCCCTGGCGCGTGCATCACGCGTGGACCTGCATGGAGTCGCCGTACACGTGGGCGATGTGAATGGCCCGGTGGTCCTCGGACTCCGGACACCGCGCATCGCGGTGCCGGCATGGCTCCTCTCGCGCGATCACGACGAACAGCGACTGGTCGTGCAGCATGAGCAGTCGCACATCGAAGCGCGTGATCCGCAGCTGCTCATTGCCGCCTGCATCACGGCGATTCTCCTGCCCTGGAATGCCGCGGTGTGGTTCATGCTCTCACGATTGCGCCTCGCCATCGAACTGGACTGCGATGCCCGTGTGCTCGCGCGCGGCATCTCGGCCCGTCGGTATGGCGAGCTGCTCATCGATCTCTCCGCCCAGCCTTCCCTGCTGGGCAACCCCGCCCGCATGCCGATATCGGCAACGGCCTTTTCCTACCGCGCGTCCCACCTCGAACGGAGACTTCGCACCATGACGGCTCGCAGCACCCGATTCCTCTTCCTCCGTCGTGCGTCCGTCGCGACGCTGGGTGGCACGGCCCTGCTCGCGGCCTGCCGTGCGGAGCTTCCCACGTCGGCGGAACTGCAGGCCATGGACGTGACCCTGGCGGAGCAGCGTGTCGCGCGGGTGACCCCCATCGACGAGGCGTCCACCGAGTACTTCGTCAATGGTACACGGGTCGATCGTGCCGAAGCCACGAAGCTCACCGCCGATCGTATCGCGACCATCGACGTACACAAAACCGATGGCGGCACACACCGCGTCTATGTGGTCACCGCGGACGGTCGCGACAAAGCATCGGCCGTGACGGAACTGACCCGCGCGCCGCGCACGCCCTTCATCACGCGCGGCGATTCGCTGCCCGTCATCCTCGAGGCCCGCACCGCAGTCGCGGAGACGCCTGCGCAAACGGTTGGTGAAATGCGGCGCGAAGGACCTCGTCTCGTCACCGGCAGCAACAAGCCCTTCGATGGACTTGTCCTTGTTGACGGGGAGCGCCGCACGCGCGACGCGCTGGCGAAGATCGACCCGAATACCATCGTCAGCGTCGAAGTCGTGAAGGGAGCGGCTGCCATCGACCAGTACGGTCCGGACGGCGCCAACGGCGTGATTCGGATATCGACGAAGAAGTGA
- a CDS encoding type II toxin-antitoxin system VapC family toxin translates to MILTTSALMALWRNGEEASALHGAIMRSPTRLISAATVVEAAMVLLGERKGGSDLELDALLRELEVTIVPFTEDHAHRAREAARTYGRGRHAAGLTLGDCFAYALAGGAGEPILCVGDQFAHTDVERVAY, encoded by the coding sequence ATGATTCTGACGACCTCGGCTTTGATGGCGCTCTGGCGGAATGGCGAGGAGGCGTCGGCGCTGCACGGGGCGATCATGCGGTCGCCCACCCGGCTCATTTCCGCGGCCACGGTGGTGGAGGCGGCAATGGTGCTGCTGGGGGAGCGAAAGGGCGGCAGTGACCTCGAACTCGATGCGCTGCTGCGCGAGCTCGAAGTGACGATCGTGCCCTTCACGGAAGATCACGCCCATCGGGCGCGGGAAGCGGCGCGTACCTATGGCCGCGGTCGTCATGCCGCGGGGCTCACGCTGGGCGATTGTTTCGCCTATGCCCTGGCGGGTGGAGCGGGCGAACCGATCCTGTGCGTCGGAGATCAGTTCGCCCATACGGATGTCGAGCGGGTCGCGTACTGA
- a CDS encoding type II toxin-antitoxin system VapB family antitoxin, translating to MAINIKSPEAERLVRELAELTGESITDAIQHAVRERLTRERLRKLGAVERSWSRVQRIQERIAGIAPIADAAPDDVIGYDAQGVPR from the coding sequence ATGGCCATCAACATCAAGAGTCCAGAGGCGGAGCGGCTCGTGCGCGAGCTGGCGGAACTCACCGGCGAAAGTATCACGGACGCCATTCAACACGCGGTGCGTGAACGACTTACGCGGGAGCGCCTGCGCAAGCTCGGCGCCGTGGAGCGGTCGTGGAGCCGGGTTCAGCGCATCCAGGAGCGTATCGCGGGCATTGCGCCGATCGCCGATGCCGCGCCGGACGATGTGATCGGCTACGACGCGCAGGGGGTGCCGCGATGA
- a CDS encoding LytTR family DNA-binding domain-containing protein — MTNLLIDGMNIHGATTHPSTDTFGLRRLSEWGGAAIVLITAQTLLLHGIGGRQTPIFMALSWSSATVIAWLLTLIVSWPLVTRWFALVRRHPLSGMALLAVAIVGAIALAAALRAILDLGLPALARSTWVVERTLTVRMQDYALRWLGPGVLFCGLVLALRWRSATAAPVPVAPEPPPVAAPPAHPIAAAQLSVRVGEREIMVPEDHISWCKADGNYVHLHLRQACGGQRVLTARLPIGQLARTLPAHRFVRVHRSIIVAVSDVAELRAPRDRGASLLLRSGATVPVSREGRRLLKEQMGPAI, encoded by the coding sequence GTGACGAACCTGCTCATCGATGGTATGAACATCCACGGCGCCACCACGCACCCCTCGACGGACACTTTCGGTTTACGGCGCCTCTCGGAATGGGGAGGCGCGGCCATTGTCCTGATCACGGCGCAGACGCTGCTGCTGCACGGCATCGGCGGCCGACAGACGCCGATATTCATGGCGCTTTCGTGGTCATCCGCCACCGTCATCGCGTGGCTGCTGACACTGATCGTCAGCTGGCCGCTCGTGACGCGTTGGTTCGCCCTGGTCCGGCGGCATCCCCTGAGCGGCATGGCGCTCCTGGCCGTGGCCATCGTCGGTGCCATCGCGCTGGCCGCCGCCCTACGCGCGATACTCGACCTCGGCCTGCCCGCACTCGCTCGTTCCACCTGGGTGGTGGAACGGACCCTGACGGTCCGCATGCAGGACTACGCGTTGCGCTGGCTTGGGCCGGGAGTGTTGTTCTGTGGGCTGGTCCTGGCGCTGCGGTGGCGGTCTGCGACGGCAGCGCCGGTCCCTGTGGCGCCCGAACCGCCGCCCGTTGCCGCGCCGCCTGCCCATCCGATCGCCGCCGCTCAGCTCAGCGTTCGTGTGGGCGAACGGGAAATCATGGTGCCGGAGGATCACATCAGCTGGTGCAAGGCCGACGGCAACTATGTGCATCTGCACCTTCGTCAGGCATGTGGCGGACAACGTGTCCTCACGGCCCGTCTCCCCATCGGTCAGCTCGCACGGACGCTCCCTGCACATCGTTTCGTGCGGGTACACCGCTCCATCATCGTCGCCGTGAGCGACGTCGCGGAACTGCGTGCGCCGCGGGACCGCGGGGCCTCATTGCTGCTGCGCAGCGGGGCCACCGTTCCGGTGAGCCGCGAGGGGAGACGCCTGCTGAAAGAGCAGATGGGGCCTGCGATCTGA
- a CDS encoding methylmalonyl-CoA mutase family protein: MASTISPAPVPATPSPAVRAAAQDSGIYQARHKIRIVTAASLFDGHDAAINVMRRIIQASGAEVIHLGHDRSVDEVVNCAIQEDVNAIAMTSYQGGHVEYLKYMHDRLEEAGCGHIRIFAGGGGVILPDEIAELHAYGIEHIYSPDDGRAMGLQGMINDLLRRCDFPTGRDVSAEDVEKAGQRDARSIGRLISAAENWREEHLPLFDQIRADAATRRTPVLGITGTGGAGKSSLVDELVRRYLMDFADKTIGIISVDPSKRKTGGALLGDRIRMNAINNPRVYMRSLATRQANLALSSYVQDAVAILKMAGFDLIILETAGIGQSDTEITNHSDVALYVMTPEYGAATQLEKIDMLDFADVVALNKFDKRGALDALRDVRKQYQRNHRQFDRTVDQMPVVGTIASQFNDPGTTRLYRTLMDRIAEKCQAPLHSTLDANGEESEKINIIPPERVRYLAEISETVRRYNGWVAAQAEVANKLQALKEAEKLVDDGGAIAAVKDEVSRKLDGENLRILETWPEQHARYEGTTFTYQVRGKDITVPLTTESLSHQQVPKVALPSYTGWGDVLRWVLQENVPGEFPYTAGVFPFKREGEDPTRMFAGEGGPERTNRRFHYVSQGQPAHRLSTAFDSVTLYGNDPATRPDIYGKIGNSGVSICCLDDAKKLYSGFDLADPKTSVSMTINGPAPMLTGFFMNAAIDQQCEKYIKAEGLEAEVQAKIDAYFESVGQRRPVYSGPLPPGNDGLGLMLLGVTGDMVLPREVYDRIKRETITKVRGTVQADILKEDQAQNTCIFSTEFSLKLMGDVQEYFTKNDVRNFYSVSISGYHIAEAGATPVSQLAFTLANGFTYVEYYLARGLPIDSFAPNLSFFFSNGTDPEYAVIGRVARRIWSKALKLRYEGAPRSQMLKYHVQTSGRSLHAQEISFNDIRTTLQALYAIFDNCNSLHTNAYDEAITTPTEESVRRAMAIQLIINHEFGLAKNQNPFQGSFIIERLTDLVEEAVLQEFDRISERGGVLGAMETMYQRGKIQEESLYYEQLKHTGELPVIGVNTFLSSDGSPTVLPREVIRSTTEEKEQQIETVAAVQGRNAEQGKAALERLRKVALRNGNLFEELMETTKVCTLGQISQALFAVGGQYRRNM; encoded by the coding sequence ATGGCAAGCACGATCTCTCCTGCCCCCGTCCCCGCCACGCCGTCCCCCGCGGTGCGCGCGGCCGCACAGGACTCCGGCATCTACCAGGCCCGTCACAAGATCCGGATCGTCACGGCGGCCTCGCTGTTCGATGGACATGACGCCGCGATCAACGTCATGCGCCGGATCATCCAGGCCAGTGGCGCCGAGGTCATTCATCTGGGCCACGACCGGTCGGTGGACGAGGTGGTCAACTGCGCGATCCAGGAGGACGTGAACGCCATTGCGATGACGTCCTATCAGGGCGGCCATGTCGAGTACCTGAAATACATGCACGACCGTCTCGAGGAAGCCGGATGTGGCCACATCCGCATCTTCGCCGGCGGTGGTGGCGTGATTCTGCCCGATGAAATCGCCGAGCTCCATGCCTACGGCATCGAACACATCTACTCGCCCGACGATGGGCGTGCGATGGGGCTGCAGGGGATGATCAACGACCTGCTGCGGCGCTGCGATTTCCCCACGGGGCGTGACGTCTCGGCGGAGGACGTGGAGAAGGCGGGTCAGCGCGATGCGCGTTCGATCGGCCGTCTCATCTCGGCCGCCGAAAACTGGCGGGAAGAACACCTGCCGCTGTTCGATCAGATCCGCGCCGATGCGGCCACGCGTCGCACGCCGGTGCTGGGGATCACGGGCACGGGTGGCGCGGGCAAGTCGTCGCTGGTGGACGAACTGGTGCGCCGCTACCTGATGGACTTCGCCGACAAGACCATCGGCATCATCTCCGTCGACCCCAGCAAGCGGAAGACGGGCGGTGCGCTGCTGGGCGATCGCATCCGCATGAATGCGATCAACAATCCGCGGGTGTACATGCGGTCGCTGGCCACGCGTCAGGCCAATCTGGCGCTGTCGTCGTACGTGCAGGACGCGGTGGCCATTCTCAAGATGGCCGGTTTCGACCTCATCATTCTCGAGACGGCGGGTATCGGTCAGTCGGACACGGAAATCACCAACCATTCCGATGTCGCACTGTACGTGATGACCCCGGAATACGGCGCGGCCACGCAGCTCGAGAAGATCGACATGCTCGACTTCGCCGATGTGGTGGCCCTCAACAAGTTCGACAAGCGCGGTGCGCTCGACGCGTTGCGCGACGTACGCAAGCAATACCAGCGGAATCACCGGCAGTTCGATCGCACGGTGGATCAGATGCCGGTGGTGGGCACCATCGCGTCGCAGTTCAACGATCCGGGCACGACGCGTCTCTATCGCACGCTGATGGATCGCATCGCGGAGAAGTGTCAGGCGCCGTTGCATTCCACGCTCGACGCCAATGGCGAAGAGTCGGAGAAGATCAACATCATCCCGCCGGAACGGGTGCGGTATCTCGCCGAGATCAGCGAGACCGTGCGGCGCTACAACGGCTGGGTGGCCGCGCAGGCGGAGGTCGCGAACAAGCTGCAGGCCTTGAAGGAAGCCGAGAAGCTGGTGGACGACGGCGGCGCCATCGCCGCGGTGAAAGACGAGGTGAGTCGCAAGCTCGATGGCGAGAACCTCCGCATCCTCGAGACGTGGCCCGAACAGCACGCCCGGTACGAAGGCACCACGTTCACCTATCAGGTGCGCGGCAAGGACATCACGGTGCCGCTCACGACGGAGTCGCTGTCGCATCAGCAGGTACCCAAGGTGGCGCTGCCGTCGTACACGGGATGGGGCGATGTGCTGCGCTGGGTGCTGCAGGAAAACGTGCCGGGTGAATTCCCGTATACGGCGGGTGTGTTCCCGTTCAAGCGCGAAGGGGAGGATCCCACGCGCATGTTCGCCGGTGAAGGTGGACCGGAACGTACGAACCGCCGTTTCCATTACGTCTCGCAGGGACAGCCGGCGCATCGGTTGTCCACCGCCTTCGATTCGGTGACGCTGTACGGCAACGATCCGGCCACCCGTCCCGACATCTACGGCAAGATCGGCAACTCCGGTGTGTCGATCTGCTGCCTGGACGATGCGAAGAAGTTGTATTCGGGATTCGATCTCGCCGATCCGAAGACCTCGGTGTCGATGACGATCAACGGCCCCGCGCCCATGCTGACCGGCTTCTTCATGAATGCCGCGATCGATCAGCAGTGCGAGAAGTACATCAAGGCCGAGGGACTCGAAGCCGAGGTGCAGGCGAAGATCGACGCCTACTTCGAGTCGGTGGGTCAGCGGCGACCCGTGTACAGCGGACCGCTGCCGCCGGGCAACGACGGGCTTGGTCTCATGCTGCTGGGTGTCACCGGCGACATGGTGCTGCCGCGGGAGGTGTACGACCGCATCAAGCGTGAGACCATCACGAAGGTGCGTGGCACGGTGCAGGCCGACATCCTGAAGGAAGATCAGGCGCAGAACACCTGCATCTTCTCCACGGAGTTCTCGCTCAAGCTCATGGGCGACGTGCAGGAGTACTTCACGAAGAACGACGTGCGCAACTTCTACTCGGTGTCCATCTCCGGGTACCACATCGCCGAGGCGGGCGCGACACCCGTTTCCCAACTGGCGTTCACGCTGGCCAACGGCTTCACATACGTGGAGTACTACCTGGCGCGCGGTTTGCCCATCGACAGTTTTGCGCCAAATCTGTCGTTCTTCTTCTCCAACGGCACCGATCCCGAGTATGCGGTGATCGGCCGCGTGGCCCGTCGCATCTGGTCGAAGGCCCTCAAGCTGCGTTACGAGGGCGCACCGCGCTCACAGATGCTCAAGTACCATGTGCAGACCAGCGGACGTTCGCTGCACGCGCAGGAGATCTCGTTCAACGACATCCGCACCACGCTGCAGGCACTGTACGCGATCTTCGACAACTGCAACTCGCTGCACACCAACGCCTACGATGAAGCCATCACGACGCCCACGGAAGAAAGCGTGCGTCGGGCGATGGCGATCCAGTTGATCATCAATCACGAGTTCGGGCTCGCGAAGAATCAGAACCCCTTCCAGGGCTCGTTCATCATCGAGCGGCTCACCGATCTGGTGGAAGAGGCCGTATTGCAGGAGTTCGATCGCATCAGCGAGCGCGGTGGGGTTCTCGGCGCGATGGAAACCATGTATCAGCGCGGCAAGATCCAGGAAGAATCGCTGTATTACGAGCAGCTCAAGCACACCGGGGAACTGCCGGTGATCGGCGTGAACACGTTCCTGTCGTCCGACGGATCGCCCACGGTGCTGCCGCGCGAAGTGATCCGCTCCACCACCGAGGAGAAGGAGCAGCAGATCGAGACGGTGGCGGCAGTGCAGGGGCGCAACGCCGAGCAGGGGAAGGCGGCGCTCGAACGTCTCCGGAAGGTGGCGCTGCGCAACGGCAACCTGTTCGAGGAACTCATGGAGACCACCAAGGTCTGCACCCTCGGGCAGATCAGCCAGGCGCTCTTCGCGGTGGGTGGTCAGTATCGCCGCAACATGTAA